The Poecilia reticulata strain Guanapo linkage group LG10, Guppy_female_1.0+MT, whole genome shotgun sequence sequence AAGTGGCCATGAAATTATTTCAGTGCAACATTTGGGCAGAAGTAAACTACTGAAAGTGCTTCAGTAGCTTTAGCAATTCCCAGGAACTAGAGATCTAAAAGTTAAAGTACGTGACACACGTGGGAAAAACATGCAAGGAATGTTGTTTTCCTCCACACCGTAAGTATTAGGAGCAACATGGATCCACTGTAAAGTTGCAGTAGCTGCTGATTATCTACACAACTTTGTGATTTCATGATAAATTATCTAACTAAGCCTAGAGTGGATTATTGCAtaagcagctgaaaaaaaaaagctttttaacattttttaatatgattttacAGCATCTTTGACCAGTTTGTGTCGTAAAAAAGTACTATTTGTTCCTCAGGTAGTCAGTCTGGAGACAATTAATTCCTCAACTGATCCCACATCACAGCATGTAAACAGGAATATGATATGCATGTTAATGGGGCTTGGATTTTATCCGCCAGTGAATGATGCTGTGAAGGTGCGCATGGCGGGAGGCGTGCTGGACGAGTGTGAAGCAAACCAGGATGTTCTCCTGAGCGACACCATGGACCAGTACAGGACCTTCCAGATGTGTGAGCGTCTGCTGCAGAGTCCAGCTAAACTCGCAAACCAGCTGCTCTTCCAGATCCCCCCTCACCGGCAAACCATGCTCATAGAGAGGTGACGCTGCCATCTCAACacttttagttcttttttttttgtcatgtagTTACATTTTTTAGATGAGAATGCATCTAAAGTATTTGTGTGTTCTTGTTTAGGTATTACGCCTTTGATGATGCGTTTGTGCGTGAGGTCTTAGGAAAGAAACTCTCCAAAGGAACAAAGAAAGACTTGGACGACATCGGCGCCAAGACAGGTGTGACTCTGAAAAGCTGCAGACGTCAGGTAAAAGAAGACGATGTTGATTCATTTACTCTCAGGCTGTAAAGCTCTTTAAATGGGAAAAAGAAATCCCTCCGAGctcttcttttttgcttttgtgtgaagtcatttcaacattttcGACAGAGCAGAATTTATTGGTTGGGATTGGCTTGTTGTTCGAGTCACGATGTTGTAATTTAGCGAGCCTCCTGCGTCATCTGCTGTATTTCAGTTTGACAACTTCAAACGTGTTTTCAAAGTGGTGGAAGAGCTGAAGGGCCCCCTGGTGGAGAACATACGTCAGCATTTCCTTCTCTCTGACAAACTCGCAAGGTATTGAGTGAACACAGCTGGGTTTAAAATGCTTTGGatgcattttatatatttatcatAACGTCATAATATTTTGGAATAAAGTTGTTACAAGTGTAAAATTGCATGAGAACGAGGTCATAATATTTCTAGAACAAAGTGGTAAtattaagactttttatttttgtgttttatgtcttgttgctgaaatgtgccatacaaatgAACTTGATTAATTTTCATAATATAACTATTCTCAtattattctgactttttataCTCACATTaagttgactttattctcacaatattatcactttattacaactttttattcttgtattattaagACTTTAGTCTTGTAatgaaatttataaaaatgttctgagCGTTAATATTCTAACACATCAaacctgctgctttttctgtctttttttttgcagggatTACGCTgccattgttttctttgccaACAACCGTTTTGAGACGGGGaagaaaaagctgcagtttctCACCTTCCAGGACTTTGCTTTCTGCGCCGGGCAGCTTATCAACAACTGGACGGTTGGGGCTGTCGGTGAGGGATTTTACTCGTTGGCTTTGGCGCTTTTTACcgacataaaacataaacaccaCTTGCATCACGTTTAGCTGCTGCATAGCTCATTAATCAAATGCCACATCATAATTATTCGAGAGTTAATGTTTATACAGCTCTGAAATAATAAACTTTCTTATCCAAGGtgataaaaacactttaaagcaaagttttaaGCTGTACTTAAGAAAAGAAGTGGTTCACTGTGGCTCTTTCAGTGACCACCAGAGGTCCTTCAAGTTTCACTCATCCCAGTCTGAGTTAATTCTGAGTCTGAATGGTTTCAATTACgaacaaaacagtttgataaTGAGTGTGTTTGACACAGAGACAATTCTGAGAAATTAATTTGTTCTAAAATGATTCGTGGAAGTCTCAACTCGAATGCTCTTTGTAGACAACATGGTGGAAGACATGGACGTCGACCTGGACAAGGAGTTTTTACAGGAGCTGAAAGAGCTAAAGGTTTTAATCACCGACAAAGATCTGCTGGATCAACACAAAAGGTAACGAAAACACGCTCCAATTTTGTGCAGATGGCCGAGAAACGGCCTGGCTTTCTCACAAAGCTTCATCAGCTCACTTTTATCtaatttcctgtttctttctctgctccGCTCTCAGTTTGGTCTGCACGGCTCTCAGAGGAAAAACGAAAGCTTTCGCAGAGATGGAAGCTAATTTTAAAGTGAGAAACACTTCCTGGTTTAATGCAAAACGTAATCTGTTGTTAACTGTCCCGGTGAAAGCGTTATTCCTCTTTTTGCCACAGAATCTCTCCAGAGGCCTCGTCAACATTGCCACAAAGTTAACAAACACCAAAGATGTCAGAGATTTCTTCATTGATCTTGTAGAGAAGGTTAGTATCTGATCTCAGATCTGTCTGTCTGCAAGGCTGTGAGCTCCTgcttgtcttttccagttcaTTGAGCCGTGCCGCTCAGACCGATGGACATCTGCGGACGTAAAACTCTACCTCACCCACTACACCAACTCGGCACACATTCTGGACTCATTCAAGTGAGTTAACGCGCCTTTATCCGTCGGAGTGGAAGTCGGGAAACCGAAGAACAatctaagggtgttttcacacctgttaATCCAGGAGACTGGAACCAAATTAcgtttgttaaattttcagcaGCTGTGGTTCACTTTCGCACTGAGTCAATCAATCCAAATGATTAGAAGAGCCTGTTCCCCTGCTTGTCTGTGggggtgctgcaccaagaactactgaaggaaacgacaaaaAAACACCGCTTGGTGGTCACATATGCACCAGGGTTCACTTTAACCGAACTGAGACCAGAGTTTGACTCATCctgttttaatcaaactaaTTCATTTGTCtggaaagtccagtttgtttgggtaaatgtgaatgtgtaatgAAACTGATGTGAATTCTGTGGTCTGTCTAAAAACCTCTGTCTCGGTTCGGTTAAAGTGAACTCTTCTGCAGTTCgaatgtgaacaccaagcagaccagagactgctccaaaagcaggaagtggacaacagcgcagggcattgtgggtaaatacaaccaaaacaaacttgagTTTAATGCTACAGTGAGAAATGGCTCgtagtcttttaccaaagacaaataagaaatcctacaaccactaaaatctgacgctcgTGTCTTCTTTTGaagtttttgtgtcgtttcctccTGTGGTTCATGGTGCAGCGTGAAAgtgaactgcaccagctgaaaatgcaacaaatgttgcaatttacCAAATTTACCAGACTATGAggttaaaactatttttctttttattacaaagCACAATAAGATTTTACTAGGAGAAAATGTAATAAGAAGACTCCATAACATAGACAATTAGTAGTTATCTAATGGAAACGCCACGTTTGTAAAGAAATCGCAGCTACTGTGAACTCCTTGTACAacttctcttaaaaaaaaacaaaaaaaacggcGAAAACCCCCAGAAAAGGCGACGTTCGTCAGCAGAATCCTCTGCTCAGGTCATTATCATTGAAGCTGTCATCTCTGTTCTGGCATGTCTTCCATGTGGTTTCTTTAACTGTAGTCGCCTTGTTTCTCATGTAAACTCTCAGGAATGTAATTAAAGGTTTACACAGCCCCGCTCCGCTTCAGGCCTAACAAAGAGATATTCATAAATAGCAGCAAAGACCCCCTGGTTAAACTCAGGGGACCCTGGTTGCCTCATTTACTCTCTTTGCACAGATTTCACAATTCCTGCTTGCCAGCTCTGGCCTTGCATCATTCACCCACTGACTGCTCGTTCTCTGCCCTCAGACACCAGGCTGTGTGGGACAGATACATGGGCGTGATCAAAAGCTGCATCTTCAAAATGTATCACGACTGAGGCGTTTCCCCTcctctctgctttttgtttccCGGTTCATCGGCCCCCCTCGCTGAAGCCgttattctctctctctcttcgtTTTGGCAGAGATCCATTTCTTACGTTCTGTGTTGCATTATTGCCGCATTCATTCTTGTGTTTCTGTAAATTtggtttataaataaaataaaggttttaccACTGGAGTGtcgttctgttttatttttccccatttaacacgtgtttgtgttttatgtgcgGCGTTAAATGGCTGAGATGTTCCCATTAACCCAGCACAGACACAGGATTTATTATCCGCTGGGTGCTGGGTGGAGATAAGAGAGCAGAAGGGGGAAAGTGAATCAagtcctttattttttttaaaatgctgcattgAGTTTGAActatttgagtgtttttaaacAGGATCTGAACATCATGTGTGTGGGATGTCTGTGTGTGGCCATGGGGGAGCAACCAGGAGGTCCAGTTTGGAGAGGGGGTGGCCGTAATGACAGCTGCTTTTTCTGCcaccaaacataaacaaagcACACAAAAGGGCTGAGGCTCTGAAAACCCAGAAATACTGGAGGTTCACATCAAAAACGTGGAATAAATGAGAAAACCTAGTtacaaaaatgcattattaatcccaaaaggaaattcAATGTTGATTATGGCTGTGGGCAGGATTtactgtagcagtctgtatcacAGTGGTTctgaaaaagcctctgactgaagacactgttacTTAAGAGTCCCATGAAGGACGCTCACAGTTGTAATGTTATTTGTTTTAGGAGGAATCGATCTTTGCATCTTTATCAGCtacatttcatttaatcagcAATCAGTAAAATTGTTGCATTCTCACCGATTAAgattctgtttatgtttttcgGTCTTTAACTACTTCTGCAAACTCGTAACTGATTTTTctaattcatatatcaaaacaTTTCGCTTCTGGagatttctatttttctctttctaaattttactattgtactttttgaattatttgcgcttttgtgcaaatttcagccccattgaaatacattgaaattctACAAAATTCCACAGAACTTCTGCTTTTTCACACTTCTGTCTCCTTCAACATAAAAACTCCattcaacttttaaacaagTCAAGACTGTAAACTATATTCAAATGTTTCGGCTTTTGATTATCTTGCAGTTTTTCCATGATTGCGGTTTCagttttatgcagatttttgaTCGTTTTCAGGTTTATAATGTAATCCTATGGAGGAATTCTCcaactgatgtttttttaacttctcaTGCTTGTTCATACATATTTAACTCTACAGAcataatttatgcattaaaacatAGCCACGGATGTCTACTTTAAGAAATTATGACAATCATTGCAACAGTTCCAGAAAGTTTTCTGTCAGACTCTTCTGGAGTACAGACATGTCACACCTTCGATTTCttcaatgtgtttctgtttctatcTGCGTCAGCATTCTGCCCGTCGACCTGCTTTTACCGTCTACAAAGGTCTCCTGCAAACtttaatcaaaatgttctgcttcttcttctgaatTATGCTATatcttttgctaaattttactattgtacttttaaaaaaaattcatgtaTTATACAAACTTCTGCTTCTGTCGAATTATATATCTTTTGCTACATTTAGCGAAAGTAAAATatagcaaatatttttgctatattttgcaaaaaagtttgctatatttattttacaacttttttaaaagtagtttttctggattttaagtttgtttaacAGCCTTTAaagttcaacatattttaaaatctgccatTTTCTTCACTAACAACCAGAAATAAGCACAAGAGAGACAATCTGATTAGAGAACAGCCATTTATTTCCTAGTGACTGGATATTATTGCTGATTATTACAAACAGAAGCTTTACTTATTGAGAAATAAGATATTATCACAGATTAATTTAAATCCCCAAATAATTCAGCTGTAAATCAGAAAATTAATTAactgaaaatttaaatttaaagattaaacttGAACTTAGTCATTTTATGATGCTGGGAACATTTAGCCACAATAGACACACTTAGCAACCCAGGCATTTTGGTTAATTAATTGTGTCATCTATCCACTGCTTGTAAGCACAGACATCCAGGAAACCAGTTGGTTTTGTGAGTGCATACAGTGAATCTCCAACAAAGACAGCAATGCCATACAGCCTGTTCTTGAACACAAGTCCTCCACCAGAGTCACCctgtcacaaacacaaagcttttagttgttttgctgctgtgatttatctgataaaatagaaaatgtctaaattttgtgcaaaaaattgtttaaagacTGACGTACGTGAGATGGGTCCTTCTTAGAGCTTCCCACACTGTACCACTTCTGGTAACTGTACATAAAGTCCCCGACTTTTACCCGTGCCTTTTCCAGCTTCTCATGTTTAGCAATCTTTAACTCTGCACACTGAAGATCACCTGGACTTTGTGGGACTGC is a genomic window containing:
- the fibpa gene encoding fibroblast growth factor (acidic) intracellular binding protein a isoform X1, whose product is MLTDKLILTSHSFAFFYFASEKTGSWTFLSSFNFGAAANSGKMWRFFLKRPELIVTRDTSAAVSRRTDQPMPGTLSQRDCKMAVELDVFVGNTTIMDEEVYQLWLDGYTVNDAVKVRMAGGVLDECEANQDVLLSDTMDQYRTFQMCERLLQSPAKLANQLLFQIPPHRQTMLIERYYAFDDAFVREVLGKKLSKGTKKDLDDIGAKTGVTLKSCRRQFDNFKRVFKVVEELKGPLVENIRQHFLLSDKLARDYAAIVFFANNRFETGKKKLQFLTFQDFAFCAGQLINNWTVGAVDNMVEDMDVDLDKEFLQELKELKVLITDKDLLDQHKSLVCTALRGKTKAFAEMEANFKNLSRGLVNIATKLTNTKDVRDFFIDLVEKFIEPCRSDRWTSADVKLYLTHYTNSAHILDSFKHQAVWDRYMGVIKSCIFKMYHD
- the fibpa gene encoding fibroblast growth factor (acidic) intracellular binding protein a isoform X2, whose product is MAVELDVFVGNTTIMDEEVYQLWLDGYTVNDAVKVRMAGGVLDECEANQDVLLSDTMDQYRTFQMCERLLQSPAKLANQLLFQIPPHRQTMLIERYYAFDDAFVREVLGKKLSKGTKKDLDDIGAKTGVTLKSCRRQFDNFKRVFKVVEELKGPLVENIRQHFLLSDKLARDYAAIVFFANNRFETGKKKLQFLTFQDFAFCAGQLINNWTVGAVDNMVEDMDVDLDKEFLQELKELKVLITDKDLLDQHKSLVCTALRGKTKAFAEMEANFKNLSRGLVNIATKLTNTKDVRDFFIDLVEKFIEPCRSDRWTSADVKLYLTHYTNSAHILDSFKHQAVWDRYMGVIKSCIFKMYHD